TGGTGCGCTTCTTGATGTCCTCGATGAGGGCCGCACCATGGTGCGGGTAGACGACTGTCTCGCCAACGACGAAGTTCATGTGTTTTCGTTTCCCCTTCGATCCGAGGGCCTAGTCTACCACCGCGAACAAGTGCTATACAGGTCGGTTACGGAATGGGGTCGCAACGACACGCCGTCAGGGCCGTCGCCCGCTCCCGGTATCCTGATAATCGTCCCCTCCCGCGAATGTCCCCCGCGAAAGGAAATCTCGTGCACTCACGCGCGAAGGTTGCAGCCGTCGCCCTCGGCGCCGCGCTCGTACTCAGTTCCTGCTCCCTTACCTCGAGCGTCACCACGTCGCTGGAGTACGACCCTTCTGACGGCACCTCCGTGGCCGTAGGCGACGTGCGAGCGCTCAACATCACGCTCATCACGACAGCTGAGGGCGAGCCTGGCGCCGTCATCGGCGCGCTCTACAACGCCCATCTGACAGAAGAGGCCACCGTCACCCTGGAAATCGGCGGCACGGAGGAGACGTACGACATCCCGCCGATGGTGGGCATTCAACTGGGTGTCGGCGAGGGCACCGAGGAGTTCGTCACGACGGCGCCCACCAACCCCGGGCTGTTCGGCACCTACACGGTCACCGTCGAGGGTGAAGGGGCAGCGACGGGCGCGCTCCCCGTCATGGACGGCACTCTTCCGCAGTACGCCGACGTGCTCGAGGAGTTGGAAGCCTCCGCCTCCTAGTGCGAGTGGCCGGGAGGTCGCGGGGCCGACTAGCCGGCCGCCGAGGGTCGGGAGGCCCGGCCGCCGAAGGCCGAGAGGCCGAGAGGCCGAGAGGCCGAGCGCAGCAGCTGTCGGTTTGGCGGCCGAACAGTTCTGACCGCGCGAGGGGCCGACGCGCCGCCCCTAGCGCATGTAGACCGCGTGCCGCATCCGCCGACGGTCAGAAGTGTTCAGGGATGCCGCACCGTGTCGCCACGCGACGGCGCTGACCACTCGAGACGCAGCTCCGGCGCGATCCAACGCACCGGTGCGCCCGCAGGGTTCAACCGAAGCGGCCGGAGATGTAGTCCTCTGTCGCCTTCTCTGACGGCGCAGAGAAGATGGTGGTGGTGTCGTTCATCTCGATGAGCTTGCCGGGCTTGCCCGTACCGGCAATGTTGAAGAACGCCGTCTTCTCACTCACGCGCGCAGCCTGTTGCATGTTGTGCGTCACGATGACGATCGTGTAGTTGGCCTTGAGCTCCTGGATGAGGTCCTCGATCGCGAGGGTCGAGATCGGGTCAAGCGCCGAGCAAGGCTCGTCCATCAACACCACGTCAGGCTTGATCGCGATCGCGCGGGCAATGCATAGGCGCTGCTGCTGACCGCCCGACAGCGACGAACCAGGCTTGTCTAGGCGGTCCTTGACCTCGTCCCACAAGTTGGAGCCGCGCAGCGACTGCTCCACGAGGTCCTCCGTGTCCGACTTGGACATCCGCTTGTTGTTGAGCTTGACGCCAGCCACCACGTTCTCGGCGATCGACATGGTGGGGAACGGGTTGGGTCGCTGGAAGACCATGCCGACGTGGCGGCGCACGGCCACGGGGTCGACAGCCGAGTCGTAGAGGTTCACCCCGTCCATCAGGACCTCGCCCTCGACGCGGGCGCCAGGAATCACCTCGTGCATCCGGTTGAGGGTGCGCAAGAAGGTCGACTTGCCGCAGCCCGATGGGCCGATGAACGCCGTCACCGAGTTGGGCTCGATCGCGAGCGAGACATCTTCGACAGCAAGGAAGCTGCTGTAGTAGACGTTCAGGTTGTTGACGTCAATGCGCTTGGCCACGTGGGATTCCTTTACCGACCGGTTTTGGGCGAGAAGTACTTGGAGATGAGGCGCGCA
The Demequina sp. TMPB413 DNA segment above includes these coding regions:
- the pstB gene encoding phosphate ABC transporter ATP-binding protein PstB → MAKRIDVNNLNVYYSSFLAVEDVSLAIEPNSVTAFIGPSGCGKSTFLRTLNRMHEVIPGARVEGEVLMDGVNLYDSAVDPVAVRRHVGMVFQRPNPFPTMSIAENVVAGVKLNNKRMSKSDTEDLVEQSLRGSNLWDEVKDRLDKPGSSLSGGQQQRLCIARAIAIKPDVVLMDEPCSALDPISTLAIEDLIQELKANYTIVIVTHNMQQAARVSEKTAFFNIAGTGKPGKLIEMNDTTTIFSAPSEKATEDYISGRFG